The Tenebrio molitor chromosome 2, icTenMoli1.1, whole genome shotgun sequence DNA segment TacatttttctgcaaaattgtcAGGATAGAACTGCTGAGCTATTGCTTGCACACACATTATGATCGTATTCCATAGGCTCACAACATACAAAGGAAGCTGATGATGAATTTTTGTATCATTGTAAAATTCCAAGTAGCCTACTATCCTCAGGTTGTAGTGTTTCCTTCGCACTATTTGATCGATAATCTAGAGCAAGTTTGTTATTATCTAcactaaaaaaatgtattgctgCATTACCAATGTTACAAACCACAACCCCACATGAATatatataattataaaatattcacGACATTTACTGCTTTCGTCTGGATGTTGAACAGCAAACACTATGGCGACTATTTCTAATGCAAGGGCTGCCAGAAGGTGAACGCTGAAAGCGGGCACTGTATTTAAAGGCCGAAAGGTTCCATACGATtctaaaatcggttgtaaataTTCCGCATCTGCCATATTTCCTGATTCACTGAAAAATGTTGCTCCCTGCGAGCATTGATTATTTGTAGATATGAGtcacatttgtcaaaacaaaatgaggttatgttcgTGAATACTGATAAAAAATTCACCTTACCCCAGAGTTTGTATTAAAACTTCGAGACAAACTAAccattgtttttaatttactttcgTCGATCATACACAAACATATTCAAGGTACAAATTTTACACAAATGTGTTACAACACTTTTCACAACAAATAGGTACTTTCTgcgttttattattgttattaaatttatgtatttgACACTAAACGATCCTGTTCCCACGCAAGCTAGACTGCATTCACGTTTttaagaatatttattttaaagtatGATCTTACGACATCGTATTAGTCAACTGGTTAAGATATTCCAGCGTTCTTTATCTAGGATTCCAGCTTTGAATGTACTTGCTTGAAATAATTAATGAGTGCTTATCGGCATCATTGTAAACAACATAAAAAGTGTAAAGGTTAGACTTAATAACCAAATTATtgcattatgaaaaattacccACAAATATGATTTCGAATGCACAGAACCAAATCTGTAACTCCaggtaatttttattttaaaatatgtactcaTAACTAAATTATAACAACTTAAAGTAACTTGAACCTAACGACTAAGATTTTATTTCTTGGTACTTCCAAAACTAAGATCCACCGAATTTCATAGTCATCCTCATTCATTCGTCAATAGTCGAAGAAACtgaaacatttaaatgaaGTACAGACTAGTAGGTACAGACACTGAAtaacccaacatttaaaaaaaggatTTCAGTTTACTTATGGCCGTTTGCACCgaggttttttatttttaaaccaagcttaaaaacaattgttgctaCGATTTCAATAATTGTAACTAAGGTTTTAAGctcttcttaattttaaattacgacGGTGCAAAGGgctattaataatttttttggggtaattaggtatttttttcttttttttcacattttataaataagatttgggaatttgaaaaatgtataagCCAATCACCAACTGAAAGTCTGCCCTTTGAACTAGGGCTACATCACTCGGTCGTCGGTCAATTCGTTCCaggtaggtactgttacgatttaaatcgccgcgcgattgtaaatcttcgcgattgtctagaatgttctagaatccatcgcgacggaaacgtactcggacttccgccgaaaaatctgcgcatcgagggggtggaagctataaatcgggggaaccagagacggaaagaaagatttttcacgaccttttgccggtggggagagtcaaggggacagtgatcgagtgaatttgcagggccgacgagacgacgtagtggagttcacgagggccgttggagacgattcgtctaagtaccaccgcccacatcgccaagcggatcaCGGACTTCACTACGGAAGGTTCCAGACCGAACGCTTTTGCGGATCAGGATCTCGTCGGGTCCTCTCAGTCCAGATCGTCCCCGAACTCACCGGAAGGTGCCGGATCTACCCACCAGCAAGTCAGGAGCAGTGGTGACACCCCATTTTCCACAGACCGTGGCTTACCAAAGTTTCGGTTGTATAATTTGTCACTCCGTCGAACTAATTGTTCGAcgtttgtatttaactattgtcaaatttccattgtcacgACTCATTATTTCGACGGGTGAATAGTTTCTAtcaaattcatttaatttgtttatcgCGTTTAGGATTCATATTTTGTTCGACTGTTAAAGTTGCAGTTTTGGTCATAAGGCGCgtgatttcaataattttactaacttaagaaaaaatctCCTTATCAAGTCCGTCGGGTTTTTATAGTCACGAACGATTATTATCAATCCGTGAGCGACCTCGCCAGGAATTGTGTATCGCGCTCACCGATCATTTTTTTGCGCGTGGTTCTTCACCGGTCCctacagaagaaaaaaatttaacttcaatttttttttggagcgaagaaagacttggaggacctctccgcttatgcgggcggcgtagccgaatagcgacgttacgtaggatcagtcggccttcctccttcgctaaagaaaggaattttttttattgtttcgcCAGTACTCGTTTGTTGAACGTCTGGGACCCGAAGGACCCTCCGAGGAGTTagggttatttaaaattgtacaCGCCATCAGGCTAGTCAGGcttcgttgttttctttttcatttatatcattattttcattgttgacatctgaattaacgattagttggaagattgtgtatcatttcccgtactccgggctgttctcaccaatttttcagcttcagtcggcgtttctcgtggttcgcattgtaaaccgagtcgaagccacgacttgttcgttatacccctgaacattccggatttgtaaccggtaacagggttgcccagtttcggcagcgtaatttataacgtaacagtacctactaatttcattaaattttcaattatatcTAGCGTACAGATAAATAGACTCCACTCCACTGATACTTAAAAATTCAGTTAACGATTATGAACAACATATTCATAAAGTCTGTAGTCCTACTGGGAAACAACAGGACCTTGAGAGAACGCTGACCGAAAGGACCTACTCGACATAAACGAGGGCAGGACCAAGGTGGA contains these protein-coding regions:
- the LOC138124690 gene encoding transmembrane protein 192 translates to MIDESKLKTMVSLSRSFNTNSGGATFFSESGNMADAEYLQPILESYGTFRPLNTVPAFSVHLLAALALEIVAIVFAVQHPDESSKCREYFIIIYIHVGLWFVTLIIDQIVRRKHYNLRIVGYLEFYNDTKIHHQLPLYVVSLWNTIIMCVQAIAQQFYPDNFAEKCIKSGTMSPITYLCAFITFEFCVIAGININYIIRVQRFNKQKAPPDVQKEEWNACMSPEPTEIGSPMRGEKLYDFLQKQADLIRFLKEHNAKLGEKLMVLSAQMQARG